GCTGAAGGAGTTGGCCGCGCAGCACGGCAAGCAGGTCTCCACCCATCTGTTCGGGCAGGAGATCAACGGCGAGACCTACGCCATCGCCAAGGCCGATCTGCTGCTCAAGGGCGAAGGCGAAGAGGCCGACAACATGGTCGGTGGGCCGGAGTGGTCCACGCTTGCGAATGATGCTTTTCCGTCCCGGGAATTCGACTTCATGTTGTCGAATCCGCCCTACGGCAAGAGCTGGAAGAGCGATCAGGAGCGCATGGGCGGCAAAGCCGGCCTGCGCGATCCGCGCTTCGTGATCGAACATGCCGGCGATCCGGAATACAGTCTCGTCACCCGTTCAAGCGACGGGCAGATGATGTTCCTGGCGAACATGCTGTCTAAGATGAAGCACGATACGCCATCGGGATCGCGCATCGCCGAGGTTCACAATGGCTCGTCGCTGTTCACCGGCGATGCAGGCTCTGGCGAAAGCAATGTGCGGCGCTGGGTCATCGAGAATGACTGGCTGGAAGCCATCGTCGCGCTGCCGCTCAACATGTTCTACAACACAGGCATCGCCACCTATGTCTGGGTGCTGTCGAACCGCAAGCCCGGTCCCCGGCGTGGCAAGTTGCAATTGATCGACGCAACCCAATGGTTCAAGCCGTTGCGCAAGAATCTCGGCAAGAAGAATTGCGAGCTGACCGATGCCGATATCGAGCGCATTCTCGACGCCTTCATGTCATTCGGCGAGAGCGAGCAATCCCGCATCTTCGATAATGCCGAGTTCGGCTATTCCAAGGTGACGGTCGAGCGGCCTCTGCGGGCCGCGGGCATTGACGCGACGCGGGCCTATACTCCGAAGGAGATCAAGGCGCTGAAGGAAGAGGGGCGCATTGCCGAGGACGGCGCGCCGGTGATCCGTAAGATTCACAAGGCGGACAAGGTCGAAGCCGACCCGCTGCATGGATTGTTCCCTCTCGTCATCGATGGCAAGAGCTGCGTGGTTGAATACGAGCCGGACAGTGATCTGCGCGATACCGAGACTGTGCCGCTCAAGGAGCCCGGCGGGATCGAGGCGTTCATTCGCCGCGAGGTGCTGCCGCATGCACCCGACGCCTGGGTCGACGAGACCAAAACGACGATCGGATATGAGATCAGCTTCACACGCTATTTCTACAAGCCGCAGCCGCTGCGCCCGCTGGAGGCGATCCGCGCCGATATCTGGGCGCTGGAGCGCGAGACCGAGGGGTTGATGAGCGAACTCATCGGAGCTGCCAGATGATCGACGGACTTCGTCCCTATCCGGAGATGAAGCCGAGCGGCTTGGCCTGGCTTGGCGACGTGCCGGCGCATTGGGACGTGCTGCGCAGCAAATATGCTTTTCGGGAAGTCGATTGTCGCTCGATGACGGGCGAGGAGACTCACTTGTCGATGAGCCAAAGACTGGGACTTGTGCCTGCGAGCCTCGTCGAAAAGTCTCTCGTTTCCGAGAGCTACATCGGTGCGAAGCTTGTCGAAAAGGACGATCTCGTTCTCAACCGCCTCAAGGCGCACCTCGGAGTTTTCGCGTACGCGAAGCTGCCCGGCTTGATAAGCCCGGACTATACGGTGCTGCGGCCCAAGCCGCGCGCCAGCGTGAGATTCTTTGAATATGTTTTGAAGTCCTCGGCATGCCGCGTCGAACTTCGAATCAGGGCCAAGGGTATCGTTGAGGGGTTCTGGCGCCTTTACACGGATGACTTCTACGACATTCGTTTGCCGATGCCGCCGCTCGACGAGCAGCGGCTGATCGTGCGGTTTCTGGATTGGCATGGCGCGCAGACGGCGAAGCTGATCCGCGCCAAGAAGAAGATCTCCGCGCTTTTGAACGAGCAGAAGCAGGCGATCATCCATCGCGCAGTCACCCGCGGCCTCGATCCGAACGTAAACCTGAAGCAGTCGGGTGTTCCTTATCTTGGCGGTGTGCCTGCGGGGTGGAGGTTGACCCGGTTGAAGCACGTTTGCAGAATCAATCCATCCAAGATGGCGATCAAAAGCCGCGCTCCTGAAGACCTCGCGACTTTTCTTCCCATGGAGCGTGTCAGTAGTGACGGGAAGATAGATAGCAGTCTTCAATCACCGATCTCTGAGCTTGCAAATGGCTTCACGTATTTCGAGCGAAATGATGTCATTCTAGCGAAAATTACGCCGTGCTTTGAAAACGGAAAAGGTGCGGTTCTGGATCGACTACCTACCGAAGTTGGCTTTGGGTCGACCGAATTTATCGTCTTGCGTGCAACATCCGCGATTTATCCGAGGTTTCTCTATCTTTTGACGTTTGAAGCGCAGTTTCGCCGTTTGGGCGTTGAGTCGATGACTGGCTCTGCTGGTCAACAGCGCATTTCACCGGACTTTGTTGCAAACTATTTCGTTGCGCTTCCAGAGCGGGACGAACAAGTTCGAATAGTTGATAGCCTGCAGTCAGCGATACGCGAGTTCGATGCCGCAATTGATGCCGCCCATACGGAGGTCGCGCTTATCCAAGAATTCCGCACGCGTCTGATCTCCGACGTCGTCACGGGTAAGCTCGATGTCCGGACCTTCGCGGCAAGCCTGCCCGAGACGACCGAAGCTGAGCCCATCAGCGATGTTGCTGAAGGCGATGATCTCGAAGAAGCCGCCGAGGACACCGAAAGCGAGGAGGCAGCCGCTTGACAATGCCCGTTCCGGCGCAGCCCAAAATCTATCACATAGTGCACATCGACAATTTGGCGTCGATTGTCGCGGATGGTTGTCTATGGTCGGACAAAGTAATGGTTGGGCGCGGCGGGCCACCTGCCAATATTGGAATGCCAACGATCAAAGCGGCGCGATTGATTATGTCTGTGCCGTGCCACGATGGGACATTCGTCGGAGAATATGTGCCGTTCAATTTCTGTCCGAGATCTGTCATGCTGAGCATAATCTGGTATGCAAACCATCCAAATCTGACCTATCGCGGTGGGCAGGAACCGATAATTCATCTGGAGGCGGATCTGCTTTCGACCGTCGCTTGGGCGGAAAAGAACAATCGGCGCTGGGCTTTCAGTCTGGCGAATGCGCGGGCCGCTTATACGCAGTTCCGAACTGGGGCGGATCGGTTCGGCGATATAAACTGGAATGCTGTCGCCACGTCCAATTTCAAGGCTCCAGACGTGAAGGAGGCCAAGCAGGCCGAGTTTCTTGTCGAAGAGTCGTTTCCTTGGCACCTTGTTGATAGGATCGGAGTTCACTCGCAGGAAATGGCAACACGGGCATCCGCAGCCACTCAAAGCGCGGCACACAAGCCGCCGATCGAAGTGAAACGAGGGTGGTACTATTGAATGAGGAGGAGATGATCGAATTCACCAGCGGTGATCTTTTGGCTGCCGACGTCGAGGCGCTCGTCAACACCGTCAATTGCGTTGGGATCATGGGCCGGGGCCTCGCGCTCCAGTTTAAGAACGTCTTCCCGGCGAACTTCAAAGCTTACGAGGCCGCCTGTGCCCGCGAGGAAGTACAGCCGGGCAAGATGTTCGTGTACGAAACTCGGACGCTGACAAACCCGAAGTTCATCATCAACTTCCCGACCAAGCGCCATTGGCGCGGCAAGAGCCGGATGGAGGACATCGAGTCCGGGCTCAAGGCGCTGGTCGAAGAGATTCGCGAGCGCGGCATCCGTTCCATCGCAATCCCACCGCTGGGCAGCGGCCTCGGCGGCCTGAATTGGGCCGACGTGCGTCCCCGGATCGTCGCGGCATTGGACAAACTCGATGATCTCGACGTGATCGTCTATGAGCCCAACAGCGCGCCGGTGGCCACCCGGTCGCGCGAGGTGCCTAAGATGACGGCCGGCCGCGCCGCTCTCGTCGGTCTGATGCACCGCTATCTCGGCGGTCTGATGGACCCGTTCGTCACGCTGATCGAAGTGCAGAAGCTCATGTACTTCATGCAGGAGGCGGGGGAGCCCCTTCGGCTTACCTACATCAAGCATAATTACGGCCCCTATGCCGACAATCTGCGTCATGTGCTGACGAAGATCGAGGGACACCTCGTCTCCGGCTATCACGATGGCGGAGACGCGCCCGACAAGCAGCTTGAGCTGGTTCTCGGTGCCGTGAAGGAGGCCGAAGCGTTCTTGAGCGATGATGGCGGCACCAAGTCTCGCTTCGATCGTGTGGGTGAGCTGGTCGAAGGTTTCGAAACGCCGTTCGGACTTGAACTGCTTGCTACTGTTCATTGGGTCGTGAAGCACGAGAACGCGGCCAGCGCCGAGGATGCGGCGGCGAAAGTCTATGCCTGGAACGACCGCAAGAAGCGCTTCTCGCCGCGCCAGATAGGCATTGCCTATGACACCCTTCGCGCGAAGGGATGGCTGACGGCGGCATGACCACGGACATCTCGGAGAAGGGCCTTGAGGCCCTCATCGTCGCCGACATGACCGGCCGAAAGGCATCGGCCAGCGGCGGATTCTCCGAGGACCCCGATCCATTCGCCGGCCTGCACAATTGGCTGCTCGGCGACCCCAAGGCCTATGATCGGGTATGGACGGTCGATCTTGTGCAATTGCGCGCCTTCATCGCCGCGACACAGCCGCTCTTGGTCCCGGCGTTCGATCTCGACCATGACAGCCCTGTCAGGCAGAAATTCCTTGCGCGGCTTCAAGGCGAGATCGGCAAGCGCGGCGTCATCGACGTGCTGCGCAAGGGCCTGAAGCACGGCGCGCATAATGTCGATCTGTTTTATGGTACGCCGTCGCTGGGCAATCCCAAGGCGGCTGAACGCTTTGCGCTGAACCGGTTCTCGGTAACCCGCCAGCTCCGTTACAGCCGCGACGACACCGCCCATGCGCTCGATCTCGCGCTGTTCATCAACGGCCTCCCGATCGCAACGTTCGAACTCAAGAATAGTCTGACGAAGCAGACGGTTGAAGACGCCGTCGAGCAATACAAGCGCGACCGTGATCCGCGTGAAAAGCTCTTCGAGTTCGGCCGCTGCATCGTGCATCTTGCGGTGGACGATGCGCAGGTCATGTTCTGCACCCAGCTCAAGGGCAAGGCATCATGGTTCCTGCCGTTCAACAGGGGCTGGAATGATGGCGCCGGAAATCCGCCGAATCCGGCCGGGATCAAGACCGACTATCTCTGGAAGGATATTCTGACGCCCCTCGGCTTGACGGACATTGTTGAGAACTACGCTCAGATCGTCGAGCGTAAGGACCCCAAGACCAATCGGACTAAGCGGGATCAGCTTTTCCCGCGGTTCCATCAGTTGGACGTGGTTCGTAAGCTGCTGGCCGACGCCAGGGCGAAGGGTGCAGGCCGGCGCGTGCTGATCCAGCACTCGGCCGGGTCTGGCAAATCGAACTCGATCGCCTGGCTGGCCCATCAGTTGGTGCGGCTCGCGAACGCCGCCGGCCAGGTATTCGATTCCGTAATCGTCGTCACCGACCGCCGCATCCTCGATCAGCAGATACGCGACACCATCAAGCAGTTCGCGCAGGTCGGCGCCACCGTCGGCCATGCCGAGCATTCCGGCGATCTCCGTCGTTTCATTGCCGACGGCAAGAAGATCATCATCACCACGGTTCAGAAATTCCCGTTCATCCTCGATGACATCGGCTCCCAGCACAAGGATCGTCGCTTCGCGATCATAATCGACGAGGCGCATTCAAGCCAGGGCGGCAGGGCCGCGGCTGCCTTGAACGCGGCTCTAACCGGTGCGGAGGACAGCGACGAGGACGACACCGTCGAGGATAAGATCATCGCGATCATGGAGAGCCGCAAGATGCTCCCCAATGCAAGCTATTTCGCGTTCACCGCAACGCCCAAGAACAAGACGCTGGAGATCTTCGGCGAACCCTGGCCAGAGGGTGACAAGGTCAAGCATCGTCCGTTCCACAGCTACACCATGAAGCAGGCGATCCAGGAAGGTTTCATCCTCGACGTGCTTCGCTATTACACGCCCGTCAACAGCTATTATCGCCTGGTCAAGACGGTCGAAGCCGATCCGGAATTCGACACCAAGCGCGCGACCAAGAAGCTCCGCCGCTATGTCGAGAGCAACAGCCACGCTATCCGTCTCAAGGCCGAGATCATGGTCGACCACTTCCACGAGCAGGTGCTCGCATTGAATAAGATCGGCGGTCAGGCGCGGGCGATGGTGGTTACCTCAGGCATTGAGCGCGCGATAGAGTACTATCAGGCGGTGAGCGCCTATTTGATCGAACGTAAGAGCCCCTACCGTGCGATCGTTGCTTTCTCTGGTGAGCATGAATTCAAGGGTGCGAAAGTCACCGAAGCCAGCCTCAACGGCTTCCCTTCAAAGGACATCGCCGACCGGATTGAAGTCGATCCCTATCGTTTCCTGATCTGCGCCGACAAGTTCCAGACCGGCTATGACCAGCCGTTGCTGCACACGATGTACGTAGACAAGGCGTTGTCGAGCATCAAGGCGGTGCAGACGCTGTCCCGCCTCAACCGCGCGCATCCGCAGAAGCATGATACGTTTGTGCTCGACTTCATGAATGATGCCGAGACGATCCGGGCTGCGTTCGATACGTTCTATCGGACTACAATCCTCAGTGACGAGACCGACCCGAACCGGCTTCACGATCTCAAAGCCGGCCTCGATGAGCATCAAGTCTATGAGCCCGCCCAGATCGAGCAGCTCGTCGGGCTGTATCTTGACGGTGCGGATCGCGACCGGCTCGATCCCATCCTGGATGTTTGCGTTGAGACCTATGTGAGTGAGCTCGACGAGGACGGTCAGGTCGATTTCAAAGGCAAGGCCAAGGCGTTTACTCGAACCTACGCCTTCATTTCCTCGCTTTTGCCCTACACCAACGCTGATTGGGAGAAGCTCTCGATCTTCCTGAACTTCTTGGTCCCGAAGCTGCCGGCTCCGCGGGAAGAGGATCTGTCCAAAGGCATTCTCGAAGCCATAGACATGGACAGCTATCGGGTCGAGAAGCAGGCCACGCAACGAGTGCAATTGATCGACCAGGACGCCGAAATTGATCCCGTGCCGACCGATGGCGGAGGGCACCGGGCCGAGCCCGAGCTTGATCGCCTGTCCAACATCATCCGCAGCTTCAACGACTTGTTCGGTAACATCACCTGGGCCGACACCGACCGTATCCGCCACCTGATTGCGACCGTGATCCCCGACAAGGTGGCCGCAAACCCGGCCTATCAAAACGCTCAGAAAAATTCAGACAAGCAGAACGCTCGGATCGAGCACGATAAAGCATTGGCGAGCGTCATCATCGGATTGATGAAGGACGACACCGAGTTGTTTAAGCAATTCAGTGACAATCCCGAATTCAAGCGCTGGCTCACCGACACCGTTTTCACAGCGACGTACGACCGTCCCACGCCATAGTCGTCGTGGGACACTCTGCTGAAGAGATGCAGCTTGAATGTGGACGCGTGCACATCAAGCTTATCAATGGTGATATTATGCCCCTGTTTTGCCCGACGAAGCAAATGATGCGCACCAATCCGAGATGCCCATTGCCCCGCTAAGCAGCCAATTTCACCCCTCCTAACCCCTTGATCTTCCACGCCCCGTCTACTGTGCATGGGGTTGTTTTCGCACTTTTTGCTATCCTATGGCACAAGCCCGCGAGCGTAACGTCACGGCAACCGCCTTTCTCCCGGCCGTGTCGCCACCAAGCGAGACCACCATGCACTCTTCCGCCACCGGCTGGGGCAATGGCCTCCTCGGCGTCGTCATCTTCAGCGGCTCGCTGCCGGCGACGCGGGTTGCGGTCGGCGGGTTCTCGGCGCTGTTCCTGACCTCGGCGCGCGCGGTCATCGCGGCGCTGATCGGGGTGGCCGTGCTCGGCCTGCTCAGGCAGGCGCGGCCGCAGGCCAGCGATCTCGTCTCGCTCGCCATCGTCGCGATCGGCGTGGTGGTCGGCTTTCCGCTGCTGACGGCGCTGGCGCTGCAGCACATCACGTCCGCGCATTCGATCGTCTTCATCGGCCTGCTGCCCTTGTCGACCGCGATCTTCGCCGTGCTGCGCGGCGGCGAGCGGCCGCAGCCGCTGTTCTGGCTGTTCGCCGGTCTCGGCAGCGCCACGGTGGCCGGCTTCGCTCTGTCCGGCGGCGGCTCGGCCTCGCTCACCGGCGACCTGCTGATGGTCGCCGCGATCGTGCTGTGCGGCCTCGGCTATGCCGAAGGCGCCGCTCTGTCGCGCCGGCTCGGCGGCTGGCAGGTGATCTCCTGGGCGCTGCTGCTCGCGCTGCCGCTGATGGTGCCGCTCGCGCTTCTCACCTGGCCCGGGAGCTGGAGCGGCATCTCCGCGCCCGCCTGGATCGGGCTCGCTTACGTCTCGATCTTCAGCATGTTCGTGGGCTTCATCTTCTGGTACCGCGGGCTCGCGATCGGCGGCATCGCCCGCGTAGGCCAGCTGCAGCAGCTCCAGCCGTTCTTCGGCCTCGCGCTTGCGGGCCTGCTGCTGCACGAGCCGGTCGCCTGGAGCATGATCGTCGCGACCGGCCTCGTGGTCGCCTGCGTGTTTTTCGCGCGGCGGTTTGCGTGAGGCTTGTGCCTCACGCCTGTCCCATCACCGTCCGCGTCAGCGCGCCCTTGGCGAACTTCTTCAGCGGCATCGGCTTGCCGAACAGGAAGCCCTGCACGAGGTCGAAGCCGAGCTCGTTGGCGGCGACGAGGTCGGCCCGGCTCTCCACCCCCTGCGCCACGCTGCGCGCGCCAAAGCCCTGCGCCAGCTCGACGATGTGGCGGCACACCGTGCGCTTCAGCCGGTCGCTGCCGCTGCCGGTGACGAATTGCCGGTCGGCCTTCAGCTTGACGAAGGGAATCCTGTCCTTGTCCATCAGCGCCGGCCAGTTGGCGCCGAGATTGTCGATCGACAGGCCGATATTGTGCAGCCCGACCTCGCGCGCGACCTCGGTGAGGTGGTCGAGATCGAGGATCGCCTCCTCGCTGTCGATCTCCACCGTCAGCCCGCCGAAGGCCGGATGCGTCGGCATCCGGCGGCAGAGATCGCGCACCGCCTGCGGCTCCTTCAGATAGGACGCGGGCAGGTTGATCGAGAGGTCGACCGGGGTCTGCCGCTCCAGCAGGTAATGCCAGTCCTGCATGGCGCGCTCGATCACGAATTCGGAGAGCGCACGCAGATGCGGATCGCTCTCCTCGGGAATGAAATAGGCCGGCGGCACCACGCCCCAGGTCGGGTGCCGCATCCGCACCAGCGCCTCGGCGCCGCTGCGCACCAGCGTGCGCGCGTCGATCTTGGGCTGGTACCAGAGCTCGAGCCAGCCGGCATGCAGGGCCTCGCCGACATGCACGGCCGGGCTCGGCGCCGGCTCCTCCGGCAGCAGCATCGCGACGCGCTCGCGCAGCGTCTCCGCCGCAAAGGGCGTGGTCAGCGGCGGCAGCATCGCAAGGCCATATTCCTCGCCGACCTGCCGCACCGCCCGGACGATGATCGATTCGCGCGCGCCGACGGCGAGCACCTTGCCGGCGAACGCCTCGCGCACCAGCACTTCCAAAAATTTCCCCGGCTCGATGCCGTCGGCGGCGACGCCGAGCAGGATCAGGTCCGGCAATCCGGTGGCGAGCACGGTCTGCAGTTCGTCGGAGCTGGCGCATTCGCATGTGACGAAGCCGAGATCCTCCAGCACCTCGATGAGGAACGCGCGCAGATGCCGCTTGCTGTCGGCCACGCAGGCGCGCGGCGTCACCTTTCGCCGTCCGAAGGTCACAGGCCTTCGTTCGACGAGTTCAACCATCCCATCGTCCATCACTATACCACTCCCGTTCCGTGACGTTTCTTAAACGGCGGGCACGGGTTCAAATAAGGAGAGTTTCAGGTCTTCACTGGATTATCTGGGTAACCTTAAACCCTCCAATTCGCGCTAAGCTTTCGACAAACGCCGTCTGCCGCCGAACCGGGATCACGCAGAGTGTGAAGCGCATCACACGCGCCTTGCTGCAGCTGCGCTATTGCTCGGCACAGCGGTGGTGGGCTGTGTCGAGGATTACGACGATGACGATGCGGCGAATGATGGCGTGGTGGTTCAGGGTGGTGATGTCGGGGCGATTTCTCGATCGCTTCCTGTGCCTGCCGCGCGCGCCCTAGAGCATGATCCGGAAAAATGCGCGGCGGTCGAAGCGCGCGCTCAGGTCTGCCCGATCAATTTGCGAAACGCCGCGGCGCCTTCCTGCACCGCGTCGCGGCCCTTCCAGGCCAGATAGGTCAGCTTGCCGCCGAGCGTGTCGTGGCTGCGCAGCCGGCGCGAGCCGAGGATGTGGCCGACGTTGGACGGGAAGCGGGCCACCTCGGCGGACACCAGCGCCGCGATCGCGTCCATCAATTGCTGCAGCCGGATTCCCCATTCGTGACCCTCGATGCCGTCGATGCGCACCTTGAGGGAATATTCGGTGTCGTAGATCTCGGCGAGCAGGTCGCGGGCGACCAGCACCCGGTTGTGACGGAGCGCGATCCGAAGCGCGAGGCGCTTGTCGTCGAGCCGGTCGAGCACCATGTGGACGACGCAGGCATAGGGCGTGGCAGCGATATCAGCGGCGCTCTTGCTCGCGGCGGCCTTGGTGGCGAGACGCGACAATTGCCAGGGCGTGGCCAGGCGCCGCGCCACCAGTGCCAGCGCGAAAGGAAGCGCCTCGGCATTCGCCTTGCCGAAGGCGTCGAGCTGCGCCGTGATCTGGGCAACCCGGCCGTCGTCGAACTTCGCGATCTTCTCGGGCAGTTTTTCGTTGAATTTCGTCAGCACGTTGCCGGCGCGCAGCACGTGCTGCATCTTCCTGACGTCGTCGAAGGCGGTGCGCGAGGCCGTGTATTGCGCGAGCTTGCCGCGCGCGAACTCGGTGCTCTCCGCTGATGCGAAGGTGCTCTCGAGCACCTTGACGACCTTGGTCTGGAACGTCGAGGCGATCTTCAGGACTTCCTTCGGATTGTTGGCGGCAACCTGGTCATTGATCGCCTTGATGTAGTCGCGAGCCATGGTCGGCAGCAGGTCGCGGCAGATCCATTCCCAGATCGGCGTGAGGGTGTTGCGCGAGATCCGCCCCATGTTGGGGTGCTCGGGCGCGCCGTCGATCAGGAACAATTCGAGCGGGGCGAAGAAATAGCGCGAAGGGCTCGTGGCGCGCGCCTGGGTCGATCCGTCCTTGCGAAACTCGGCGCGCAGGCGCGACTGGATCTCGGGCGAGCCGGGCATGTCGATGCCGCACAGTTCGAGCCGCTCGAGTTCACTGAGCAGACAGCTGCGCGACAGCGGCGTCAGCCTCTGCAGGAATTCGGACAGCCGATCGATCTCGTCCATTGCACGCAATCTATTGCAGCGTTTCCCGCAGGCGTGCGGGCCCAATGCGTGGAGGCATTTGCGCGCTCTCAACTTCCCCTAAGAGAAGCAAGTCGCCGTTAATTAATCCGTAAAAAACCCCGGGGCGGCGCGGGACGAAGGCCGCCGTTAAGGACAATGTGGCCGTCTGCCCAAGTTTTTGGCGAAAAACTCAACCCCTGCATGGTCGGGCGCCGCGCGACGCAAGCACAAATTGTGCCGGTATCGCGACTTCAACGCAAAACCGACAAAATCACCGTAGTCTTACGGAGCAAAAAGTTAACCACAGACCGCTCCCGGTTCCGCTAAACGAGTGACATGGGGTCACAGAATGATACGGCCACCGATTCGCGGCCGTCGGAATGGCACGAAGGCAGCACTGCTCCTCCTGACGAGCTCGATTTCGTCCGCCTGGGCGCTGCCCGGGCCAAGGCCGCCGACGAAATGGCCGCTGCCATCGCCCGCGAGCTCAACGGCCCCCTGACTGCCCTGCTGCTCTACATGGGCGAGATCAAGCATCACAGCGATCAACTCGCGCCCGTGACCGGCGACCGTGCCTATTTGCAGCGGGTGGTCGAGAACGCGCTGGCACAAACCGAGCGCGTCTGCGGCCTGGTCAAGCAGCTGGCCGGCCCCCACAAGGGCGGCTTGTCGAAGCCGCCCGGCGCCGAGGACGCAGAATCGAAGACCGTCCGCGCCCAGCAGACCCAGCGCGTGCCGAGCGCCGAACTCCTCGGCCCGTCGGGTCAGAAGCGGCTGACCAAGCGCGAGCGCGAAGTGCTGAGACTGATCAGCGAAGGCTATTCGAACAAGCAGGGCGCGCTTCGGATGCAGATCAGTCCGCGCACGTTCGAGAGCCATCGCGCCGAGGCGATGCGCAAGCTTGGCGCGCGCAACACCGCGGATCTGGTCCGCGCGGCGCTGCTGCACCCGATCGACTGAGGCTGCTGTGTCGCGTCGCCGGCAGGCGGTGCGGACGAGGCCCCGAGGGATCTCCCGGGACGTCTCAAAAACCCGATCGCGCTCAGAAATAGTCTTCGGC
The sequence above is drawn from the Bradyrhizobium amphicarpaeae genome and encodes:
- a CDS encoding type I restriction-modification system subunit M is translated as MSNGDLNWIANFIWGIADDALRDLYVRGKYRDVILPMMVLRRLDAVLEPTKAAVLAMKDNLDKAGITNQDAALRQAAGQAFYNTSRFNLRDLRNRASQAQLKADFEAFLDGFSPNVQVILDNFEFRNQLPKLSKADVLGTLIEKFLDSSINLGPKPVLNGDGSEKHPGLDNHAMGTIFEELVRRFNESNNEEAGEHWTPRDAVKLMAKLIFVPIADQIQSGTYLLYDGACGTGGMLTVGEETLKELAAQHGKQVSTHLFGQEINGETYAIAKADLLLKGEGEEADNMVGGPEWSTLANDAFPSREFDFMLSNPPYGKSWKSDQERMGGKAGLRDPRFVIEHAGDPEYSLVTRSSDGQMMFLANMLSKMKHDTPSGSRIAEVHNGSSLFTGDAGSGESNVRRWVIENDWLEAIVALPLNMFYNTGIATYVWVLSNRKPGPRRGKLQLIDATQWFKPLRKNLGKKNCELTDADIERILDAFMSFGESEQSRIFDNAEFGYSKVTVERPLRAAGIDATRAYTPKEIKALKEEGRIAEDGAPVIRKIHKADKVEADPLHGLFPLVIDGKSCVVEYEPDSDLRDTETVPLKEPGGIEAFIRREVLPHAPDAWVDETKTTIGYEISFTRYFYKPQPLRPLEAIRADIWALERETEGLMSELIGAAR
- a CDS encoding restriction endonuclease subunit S; translated protein: MIDGLRPYPEMKPSGLAWLGDVPAHWDVLRSKYAFREVDCRSMTGEETHLSMSQRLGLVPASLVEKSLVSESYIGAKLVEKDDLVLNRLKAHLGVFAYAKLPGLISPDYTVLRPKPRASVRFFEYVLKSSACRVELRIRAKGIVEGFWRLYTDDFYDIRLPMPPLDEQRLIVRFLDWHGAQTAKLIRAKKKISALLNEQKQAIIHRAVTRGLDPNVNLKQSGVPYLGGVPAGWRLTRLKHVCRINPSKMAIKSRAPEDLATFLPMERVSSDGKIDSSLQSPISELANGFTYFERNDVILAKITPCFENGKGAVLDRLPTEVGFGSTEFIVLRATSAIYPRFLYLLTFEAQFRRLGVESMTGSAGQQRISPDFVANYFVALPERDEQVRIVDSLQSAIREFDAAIDAAHTEVALIQEFRTRLISDVVTGKLDVRTFAASLPETTEAEPISDVAEGDDLEEAAEDTESEEAAA
- a CDS encoding type I restriction endonuclease subunit R, which produces MTTDISEKGLEALIVADMTGRKASASGGFSEDPDPFAGLHNWLLGDPKAYDRVWTVDLVQLRAFIAATQPLLVPAFDLDHDSPVRQKFLARLQGEIGKRGVIDVLRKGLKHGAHNVDLFYGTPSLGNPKAAERFALNRFSVTRQLRYSRDDTAHALDLALFINGLPIATFELKNSLTKQTVEDAVEQYKRDRDPREKLFEFGRCIVHLAVDDAQVMFCTQLKGKASWFLPFNRGWNDGAGNPPNPAGIKTDYLWKDILTPLGLTDIVENYAQIVERKDPKTNRTKRDQLFPRFHQLDVVRKLLADARAKGAGRRVLIQHSAGSGKSNSIAWLAHQLVRLANAAGQVFDSVIVVTDRRILDQQIRDTIKQFAQVGATVGHAEHSGDLRRFIADGKKIIITTVQKFPFILDDIGSQHKDRRFAIIIDEAHSSQGGRAAAALNAALTGAEDSDEDDTVEDKIIAIMESRKMLPNASYFAFTATPKNKTLEIFGEPWPEGDKVKHRPFHSYTMKQAIQEGFILDVLRYYTPVNSYYRLVKTVEADPEFDTKRATKKLRRYVESNSHAIRLKAEIMVDHFHEQVLALNKIGGQARAMVVTSGIERAIEYYQAVSAYLIERKSPYRAIVAFSGEHEFKGAKVTEASLNGFPSKDIADRIEVDPYRFLICADKFQTGYDQPLLHTMYVDKALSSIKAVQTLSRLNRAHPQKHDTFVLDFMNDAETIRAAFDTFYRTTILSDETDPNRLHDLKAGLDEHQVYEPAQIEQLVGLYLDGADRDRLDPILDVCVETYVSELDEDGQVDFKGKAKAFTRTYAFISSLLPYTNADWEKLSIFLNFLVPKLPAPREEDLSKGILEAIDMDSYRVEKQATQRVQLIDQDAEIDPVPTDGGGHRAEPELDRLSNIIRSFNDLFGNITWADTDRIRHLIATVIPDKVAANPAYQNAQKNSDKQNARIEHDKALASVIIGLMKDDTELFKQFSDNPEFKRWLTDTVFTATYDRPTP
- the darG gene encoding type II toxin-antitoxin system antitoxin DNA ADP-ribosyl glycohydrolase DarG; its protein translation is MIEFTSGDLLAADVEALVNTVNCVGIMGRGLALQFKNVFPANFKAYEAACAREEVQPGKMFVYETRTLTNPKFIINFPTKRHWRGKSRMEDIESGLKALVEEIRERGIRSIAIPPLGSGLGGLNWADVRPRIVAALDKLDDLDVIVYEPNSAPVATRSREVPKMTAGRAALVGLMHRYLGGLMDPFVTLIEVQKLMYFMQEAGEPLRLTYIKHNYGPYADNLRHVLTKIEGHLVSGYHDGGDAPDKQLELVLGAVKEAEAFLSDDGGTKSRFDRVGELVEGFETPFGLELLATVHWVVKHENAASAEDAAAKVYAWNDRKKRFSPRQIGIAYDTLRAKGWLTAA
- the darT gene encoding type II toxin-antitoxin system toxin DNA ADP-ribosyl transferase DarT, translated to MPVPAQPKIYHIVHIDNLASIVADGCLWSDKVMVGRGGPPANIGMPTIKAARLIMSVPCHDGTFVGEYVPFNFCPRSVMLSIIWYANHPNLTYRGGQEPIIHLEADLLSTVAWAEKNNRRWAFSLANARAAYTQFRTGADRFGDINWNAVATSNFKAPDVKEAKQAEFLVEESFPWHLVDRIGVHSQEMATRASAATQSAAHKPPIEVKRGWYY
- a CDS encoding DMT family transporter — protein: MHSSATGWGNGLLGVVIFSGSLPATRVAVGGFSALFLTSARAVIAALIGVAVLGLLRQARPQASDLVSLAIVAIGVVVGFPLLTALALQHITSAHSIVFIGLLPLSTAIFAVLRGGERPQPLFWLFAGLGSATVAGFALSGGGSASLTGDLLMVAAIVLCGLGYAEGAALSRRLGGWQVISWALLLALPLMVPLALLTWPGSWSGISAPAWIGLAYVSIFSMFVGFIFWYRGLAIGGIARVGQLQQLQPFFGLALAGLLLHEPVAWSMIVATGLVVACVFFARRFA